gaaaaaatcggaaaaaaagcTTTGACGTCAGCTTAGTTGGGATGCAGTATTAAAGATCGGCTTGTTCTGAGTATATCAGTATGTGTATTGTTTGATTTTGTATACTTGGAAATGTCTTGTGGCATAgacaatttaaaagaatttttctgaaaatataattattatatttctttCTCCACTGCATCATATTCTTTTAATGGAGCTTTTATGTTCAGAGTTACAGCGCCGCAAATAAGAGTTATGTGAAAATAATGCAAAATGAGTTACGTTCCGGTGCTCTAACTCTCAAAGTATAACTCCTGTAGAAAAATGTTGTAGAATTAACgctatttttgtaataaatgaaTGATAGTTGCAAGGGAATATGAtctcttaaccctctgtaggcatacctcttttttgtgatgtgataggcacacgggtgcgaatttggctagTAGTGATTTTCCATACTTACCTTTGAATCTTTTTGTAGTCAATAAACTATActaaataactattttaaagacaaataatattcaatttacattttctttcaaaccaaaaaatactaaaacaataattttctcTTCCAGAGACGTAGCTGGTTGCGAAGAGGCCAAAATCGAAATTATGGAATTTGTGAATTTCCTTAAAAATCCACAACAATACATCGACTTGGGTGCAAAAATCCCAAAAGGTGCCATGCTAACAGGACCACCTGGTACAGGTAAAACTCTCTTAGCGAAAGCAACTGCTGGCGAGGCGAATGTCCCATTCATCACAGTATCTGGTTCGGAGTTTTTGGAAATGTTTGTAGGTGTGGGACCATCTCGAGTGCGTGATATGTTCGCAATGGCACGTAAACAAGCTCCATGTATCCTCTTCATCGATGAAATCGATGCTGTTGGTCGAAAACGTGGTGGCAAAAGTTTCGGAGGACATTCTGAACAAGAAAACACATTAAATCAGTTGTTGGTTGAAATGGATGGTTTTAATACCACAACAAATGTGGTTGTATTAGCTGCTACCAATCGTGTTGATATTCTCGATAAGGCTTTATTGCGTCCTGGACGGTTTGATCGACAAATTTTCGTTCCTGCACCAGACATTAAGGGTAGAGCTAGTATATTCAAAGTGCACTTGGGACCACTTAAGAGTAATTTAGACAAAAATGATTTGGCCAGAAAGATGGCTGCCCTCACACCTGGTTTCACTGGAGCCGATATTGCGAATGTGTGCAATGAGGCAGCATTGATTGCTGCTCGTGACTCAAATGACTCGATTATTCAAAAACACTTTGAACAGGCCATTGAACGTGTTATCGCTGGTATGGAAAAGAAGACAAATGTTTTGGCGCCTGAGGAGAAGAAAACAGTTGCCCACCACGAAGCTGGTCACGCAGTGGCCGGATGGTTCCTCGAACATGCTGATCCTCTTCTTAAGGTTTCCATTATTCCACGTGGAAAGGGTCTTGGTTATGCTCAGTACCTTCCTAAAGACCAGTATTTACTGTCCAAAGAACAACTCTTCGATCGCATGTGCATGACTCTCGGAGGACGTGTAGCAGAAGAGCTCTTTTTCCAAAGAATCACAACTGGTGCTCAAGATGATCTCAAAAAAATCACCGACAGTGCATACGCTCAAATCGTTCGCTACGGTATGAACGAAAAAGTGGGCAACGTATGCTTTGATGCCAATCAGCCTGGAGATCCCGTCTTTACGAAGCCTTATTCTGAAGAAACAGCGCAATTGATTGACGCTGAAGTGCGTGCTCTTATCAAGAGCGCCCATGTGCGTACCACTGAATTGCTAACAAAGCACAAGTCAAATGTAGCGAAGGTAGCGGAGCGCCTACTCAAGAACGAAGTACTCAGCCGTGATGATATGATTGAATTACTTGGCGCTCGACCATTCAAAGAAAAGTCAACCTATGAAGAGTTTGTCGAGGGAACTGGTTCATTTGAAGAAGACACAAGTTTGCCCGAGGGTCTTAAAGACTGGAATAAGGAAAAGGATTCAACAactccaccaccaccaccaccaagtGGTGAAACATCAAAACCAGTTTCTGCGTAAGAGTGGATGGACATTTTTTGGGTCCGTCCTCCAAAAAAGGATACGCTTTAAGCTTATTTTGTAGAGTAAAAATTATTGTGTGGTGCCTTGcagaagaaaataagaaattatgTTTGTGAGGTtgcattgttgttgttttcttttttaaatatttaattttgccacataaaaaaaaattaaagattaaaaaaacaaacttgttATCGAGTAAGGAAGTCGATCTAAGAATTgagttataaataaataaacaaggacaaaaaaatagtaaaaaattataaaatggtaaaaaaaataaattaaattaatttacataaaatttaaatgcttattttttttctgtcatttaaattattgatttcaGAGTTTGTTCCTCGAAGGCTAATAGTACCAAAAGTAATGTGTCATAATTCGAAAATGTATGGTCCTATTTTGTCCGTCAggtgaagtaaaaaaaattctaggacGTTTGGCATTTTAGGAGAACTTTGAAAAAGTGGCGTAGCTAGCCCTTTGAAGACTTtaaatctaatatttttttgagacccctttttttttgtcaggctCAGCCttcttttcttataaaaaaataaaaataaaaaaaaaaacaaaattcgatcttcctataaaaaaaagaatatctcAATTAAATTCAGCTAAAAAAGGATGCAGTTTGATTTTTGAAgatatgtatttgttttgttatgaaCACAGTCTTTTCTATAACATTAACGTTGTGAAGTTTCAAGTCGCTATTTTAAGCGGAAGAGGGTGCTGATACCAGTTCAATGTGTTAAGTACgtaatcttgattttttgtcggtttttttgTAATccgtcccggacgtgtcccggacatgtctcggacatgtcccggaaatgtcccagacgtgtcctgGACATAtttcggacatgtcccggacgtgtcccggacgtgtcccggacatgtcccgaacgtgtcccggacgtgtcccggacatgtcccgaacgtgtcccggacctgtcccggacgtgtcccggacatgtcccggacgtgtcccggacatgtcccggacatgtcccggacgtgtcccgagcgtgtcccggacatgtcccggacatgtcataaaaaaaagaatatctcAATTAAATTCAGCTAAAAAAGGATGCAGTTTGATTTTTGAAGATATGTTATGAACACAGTCTTTTCTATAACATTAACGTTGTGAAGTTTCAAGTCGCTATTTTAAGCGGAAGAGGGTGCTGATACCAGTTCAATGTGTTAAGTACGTTATCTTgattttttgtcggtttttttgTAATCCGTCTCGGATATgttccggacgtgtcccggacatatctcggacgtgtcccggacagtcccggacgtgctccggacatgtcccggacgtgtccagGACGtgccccggacatgtcccggacgtgtcccggacatgtcccggatgtgtcccggacgtgtcccggatgtgtcccggacgtgtcccggacatgtcccggacgtgtcccggacatgtcccggacgtgtcccggacatgtcccggacgtgtcccggaattatctcggacgtgtcccggacatgtcccggacgtgctccggacatgtcccggacgtgtcccggacatgtcccggacgtgtcccggacatgttccggacgtgtcccggaattatctcggacgtgtcccggacatgtcccggacgtgtcccgaacatgtcccggatgtgtcccggacgtgtcccggacatgtcccgaacgtgtcccggacatgtcccggacgtgtcccggacatgtcccggacatgtcccggacgtgtcccggacatgcctcggacgtgtcccggacatgtcccggacgtgtcccggacatgtcccggacgtgtcccggacgtgtcccggacatgtcccggacgtgtcccggacatgttccggacgtgtcccggaattatctcggacgtgtcccggacatgtcccggacgtgtcccggacatgtcccggacgtgtcccgtacatgccccggacgtgtcccggacatgtccgggacatgtcccggacgtgtatcggacatgtcccggacatgccccggacatgtcccggacgtgtcccggacatgtcccggacatgtcccggacgtgtcccggacatgtcccggatatgtcccggacatgtcccggacgtgtcccggacgtgtcccggacgtgtcccaaacatgtcccggacgtgtcccggacgtgtcccaaacatgtcccggacgtgtcccggacatgtcccggacgtgtcccggatatgtcccggacatatcccggacgtgtcccggatatgtcccggacatgtcccggacgtgtcccggacatgcctcggacgtgtcccggacatgtcccggacatgtcccggacatgtgtcggacatgtcccggacgtgtcccggacgtgtcccaaacatgtcccggacgtgtcccggacatgtcccggacgtgtcccggacatgtcccggacgtgtcccggacatgtcccggacgtgtcccggacatgtcccggacatgtcccggacgtgtcccggacatgtcccggacatgtcccggacgtgtcccggacgtgtcccggacatgtcccgaatatgtcccggacatgtcccggacgtgtcccggacgtgtcccaaacatgtccgggacgtgtcccggacatgtcccggacgtgtcccggacatgtcccggatatgtcccggacatgtcccggacgtgtcccggacatgtcccggacatgtcccggacgtgtcccggacatgcctcggacgtgtcccggacatgtcccggacatgtctcggacatgtcccggacgtgtcccggacatgtcccggacgtgtcccggacatgtcccggacgtgtcccggacatgccccggacgtgtcccggacatgtcctggacatgtcccggacgtgtatcggacatgtcccggacatgtcccggacgtgtcccggacatgcccgggacatgtcccggacgtgtcccggacatgtcccggacatgtcccggacgtgtcccggacgtgtctcggacatgtcccggacatgtcccggacgtgtcccggacatgtcccggatatgtcccggacatgtcccggacatgtcccggacatgtcccggacatgtcccggacgtgtcccggacatgcctcggacgtgtcccggacgtgtcccggacatgcctcggacgtgtcccggacatgtcccggacatgtgtcggacatgtcccggatatgtcccggacatgtcccggacgtgtcccggacgtgtcctggatatgtcccggacatgtcccggacatgtcccggacgtgtcccggacatgtcccggacgtgtcccggacatgtcccaaacatgtcccggacgtgtcccggacatgtcccggacatgtcccggacgtgtcccggacatgtcccggatgtgtcccggacatgtcccggacgtgtcccggacatgtcccggatatgtcccggacatgtcccggacgtgtcccggacgtgtcccaaacatgtcccggacgtgtcccggacatgtcccggacgtgtcccggacatgtcccggatatgtcccggacatgtcccggacgtgtcccggacatgcctcggacgtgtcccg
This DNA window, taken from Episyrphus balteatus chromosome 2, idEpiBalt1.1, whole genome shotgun sequence, encodes the following:
- the LOC129910279 gene encoding AFG3-like protein 2 isoform X1 translates to MAHRMLQSAKVMERCLRSSYQTGNISAHELRKFSRASTILVENPLFQRILSAVRQFSEKPPKGFEKYFKPGGASAAAGKEAEAGKKTADKPISRTPGGSMDKTPTNDWNFGMFSNTKTSGGGKGGPGGSGRPIGGDGGDKEKWIFGGAIGAVAFISLLAFMEMGYKEVAWKEFVNSYLNRGIVEKLEVVNKKWVRVRLMPGSSQDSTGVLWFNIGSVDSFERNLENAQVEQGVEPVNFVPVIYRTEVEASSLTGLLPTLLIIGFLVFMMRRSAEMMGGRGGRKGGGLFGGVMQSTAKLINSNEIGVRFKDVAGCEEAKIEIMEFVNFLKNPQQYIDLGAKIPKGAMLTGPPGTGKTLLAKATAGEANVPFITVSGSEFLEMFVGVGPSRVRDMFAMARKQAPCILFIDEIDAVGRKRGGKSFGGHSEQENTLNQLLVEMDGFNTTTNVVVLAATNRVDILDKALLRPGRFDRQIFVPAPDIKGRASIFKVHLGPLKSNLDKNDLARKMAALTPGFTGADIANVCNEAALIAARDSNDSIIQKHFEQAIERVIAGMEKKTNVLAPEEKKTVAHHEAGHAVAGWFLEHADPLLKVSIIPRGKGLGYAQYLPKDQYLLSKEQLFDRMCMTLGGRVAEELFFQRITTGAQDDLKKITDSAYAQIVRYGMNEKVGNVCFDANQPGDPVFTKPYSEETAQLIDAEVRALIKSAHVRTTELLTKHKSNVAKVAERLLKNEVLSRDDMIELLGARPFKEKSTYEEFVEGTGSFEEDTSLPEGLKDWNKEKDSTTPPPPPPSGETSKPVSA
- the LOC129910279 gene encoding AFG3-like protein 2 isoform X2 encodes the protein MRNWLCLKQLRKFSRASTILVENPLFQRILSAVRQFSEKPPKGFEKYFKPGGASAAAGKEAEAGKKTADKPISRTPGGSMDKTPTNDWNFGMFSNTKTSGGGKGGPGGSGRPIGGDGGDKEKWIFGGAIGAVAFISLLAFMEMGYKEVAWKEFVNSYLNRGIVEKLEVVNKKWVRVRLMPGSSQDSTGVLWFNIGSVDSFERNLENAQVEQGVEPVNFVPVIYRTEVEASSLTGLLPTLLIIGFLVFMMRRSAEMMGGRGGRKGGGLFGGVMQSTAKLINSNEIGVRFKDVAGCEEAKIEIMEFVNFLKNPQQYIDLGAKIPKGAMLTGPPGTGKTLLAKATAGEANVPFITVSGSEFLEMFVGVGPSRVRDMFAMARKQAPCILFIDEIDAVGRKRGGKSFGGHSEQENTLNQLLVEMDGFNTTTNVVVLAATNRVDILDKALLRPGRFDRQIFVPAPDIKGRASIFKVHLGPLKSNLDKNDLARKMAALTPGFTGADIANVCNEAALIAARDSNDSIIQKHFEQAIERVIAGMEKKTNVLAPEEKKTVAHHEAGHAVAGWFLEHADPLLKVSIIPRGKGLGYAQYLPKDQYLLSKEQLFDRMCMTLGGRVAEELFFQRITTGAQDDLKKITDSAYAQIVRYGMNEKVGNVCFDANQPGDPVFTKPYSEETAQLIDAEVRALIKSAHVRTTELLTKHKSNVAKVAERLLKNEVLSRDDMIELLGARPFKEKSTYEEFVEGTGSFEEDTSLPEGLKDWNKEKDSTTPPPPPPSGETSKPVSA